A window from Mogibacterium neglectum encodes these proteins:
- the jag gene encoding RNA-binding cell elongation regulator Jag/EloR: protein MIKTSEKWGVDVDTAVELALQELKLTRDEVNVEILEESSKGFLGIGSKLAKVRVTPKNDGADKAHKEKATFDDIDRILADLPENNTVVVPDEIRKDYDKYEEEELEDARASERARQGEKKKSSRPKKSRDRSKRNHGDFEATLLLDVDKLTTVHDHPVEAFLKEITKEMGIDLDFEVKEGKDLIYVNVTGADTGTIIGKRGQTLDAVQYLASLVVNKENGGYTRVVMDAENYRAKREQTLVSLANRLAGKVERSERKITLEPMNPYERKVIHSTLQNHPSVTTRSEGKDPYRRVIIEKK from the coding sequence ATGATTAAAACTTCAGAAAAATGGGGAGTTGATGTCGACACAGCCGTAGAGCTTGCGCTTCAGGAACTCAAACTCACCAGAGATGAAGTCAACGTTGAAATCCTTGAGGAATCAAGCAAAGGTTTCCTCGGTATAGGATCTAAACTTGCTAAAGTGAGAGTTACTCCCAAAAATGACGGTGCTGATAAAGCACACAAAGAAAAAGCAACTTTCGATGATATAGACAGAATCCTCGCTGATCTTCCTGAGAATAACACTGTCGTTGTTCCTGATGAGATCAGAAAAGACTACGATAAGTATGAAGAGGAAGAGCTTGAAGATGCTCGTGCAAGTGAGCGTGCTAGACAGGGTGAGAAGAAGAAATCTTCTAGACCTAAGAAGAGTAGAGATAGAAGTAAGAGAAATCATGGTGATTTTGAAGCAACTCTACTTCTTGATGTCGATAAGCTAACAACAGTACATGATCATCCAGTTGAAGCATTCCTAAAAGAAATCACCAAAGAGATGGGCATTGACCTCGATTTCGAAGTTAAGGAAGGCAAGGATCTTATCTATGTAAATGTAACTGGTGCTGACACTGGTACAATCATCGGCAAGAGAGGACAGACACTCGATGCTGTTCAATATCTAGCTAGCCTCGTTGTTAATAAGGAAAATGGCGGATACACAAGAGTAGTTATGGACGCTGAGAATTATAGAGCTAAGAGAGAACAGACTCTCGTAAGTCTTGCAAATAGACTAGCTGGTAAGGTTGAGCGTTCCGAGAGAAAGATTACTCTTGAACCAATGAATCCTTACGAGCGTAAGGTTATTCATTCAACGCTTCAAAATCATCCGAGTGTAACAACTAGGAGTGAGGGTAAGGACCCTTATAGAAGAGTTATAATCGAGAAAAAATAA
- a CDS encoding YidC/Oxa1 family membrane protein insertase: MGFIAVPLGYLLTFIYKLVGNYGISLIILTVLVKLLLYPLYFKQIKSTASMSSLQPKMKAIQEKYRNDKEKMNEELAKLYKEENFNPMGGCLPMLIQLPIIMGLFTLLRNPMRYIADENMIFAVHQSFLWIKDLGQPDLWILPIAAAVSTYISFAMTQQLTGQNEMMGGQGKSMNMIMKYFFPLSILWLARAYPAGLAIYWAGGQFIQIFLNIRMNKFRAKLKEEQELEEKRRRAEKQLEKMKKARMKG, from the coding sequence ATGGGATTTATTGCGGTGCCTTTAGGTTATCTGCTAACGTTTATCTACAAATTAGTTGGTAACTATGGTATTTCACTTATAATACTAACGGTACTCGTTAAGCTGCTACTCTATCCTCTCTACTTCAAGCAGATAAAATCGACAGCTTCGATGTCTTCGCTTCAGCCTAAGATGAAGGCTATTCAGGAGAAGTATAGGAATGACAAAGAGAAGATGAATGAAGAGTTGGCTAAGCTTTACAAGGAAGAGAATTTTAATCCGATGGGTGGTTGTCTTCCAATGCTTATCCAGTTACCTATCATCATGGGTCTTTTTACGCTTCTCAGAAATCCTATGAGATATATAGCTGATGAGAATATGATTTTCGCAGTTCATCAGTCATTCCTATGGATTAAAGACCTCGGACAGCCTGACCTTTGGATTCTTCCAATTGCTGCGGCTGTTTCAACTTACATCTCCTTTGCGATGACACAGCAGCTCACAGGCCAGAATGAAATGATGGGTGGCCAGGGAAAATCAATGAACATGATAATGAAGTATTTTTTTCCACTCAGTATCTTATGGCTTGCTAGAGCTTACCCAGCTGGACTTGCTATATATTGGGCAGGTGGACAGTTCATTCAGATATTCTTGAACATCAGAATGAATAAGTTCCGCGCTAAGCTCAAGGAAGAGCAGGAGCTTGAAGAAAAGAGAAGACGTGCTGAGAAACAGCTTGAGAAGATGAAGAAAGCAAGGATGAAAGGATAA
- the yidD gene encoding membrane protein insertion efficiency factor YidD, producing MIKLLKNIIKRILIIIIRGYQKFISPLFPSTCRFYPTCSTYFIQALEKYGPFKGTYLGIKRILRCHPGNPGGYDPLR from the coding sequence ATGATAAAGCTTTTAAAGAACATAATTAAACGCATATTAATAATTATCATCAGAGGATACCAAAAATTTATTTCGCCTTTATTTCCATCAACATGCAGGTTTTATCCCACATGTAGCACGTATTTTATACAGGCTCTCGAGAAGTACGGCCCATTTAAAGGAACGTATTTAGGAATAAAGAGAATACTGAGATGTCACCCGGGAAATCCCGGTGGATATGATCCTCTAAGATAA